Proteins encoded together in one Benincasa hispida cultivar B227 chromosome 1, ASM972705v1, whole genome shotgun sequence window:
- the LOC120082441 gene encoding uncharacterized protein LOC120082441, with product MGPFPLLDTALEIFPRCPIIIPASSYGRRSSNCYHILTTVSPTRNWKVSYIGNLHSKPKTVAFSSRDNSSDRLTDLVDDGDGFSTGRSEVLETEEDEILAVKMALLESQTRQEAVEKERDQLLERLARYEAKQKEYVATILHDKELAVSELEAARSLFNKKLEESVGEKFSLESKLVLAKQDAIDLAVQVEKLAAIAFQQATSHILEDAQYRVSVAETSAVETSYEIEKQIRDATEGSMLSFVEQSKIAIEKALDVAEKASAHAKKAVATFTDEVYPLDEIASIQSENIQLKGVVNELESHLSLARTDVDTLKLELEQARAQATASEIRAKNAEKAWVEFQELSREKTIQQEGEIKLMMEKIKKDVADKKKAASKAFKAELEGIKSAIHAAKETAHSKDNAYMRRCEALQRLLRASEAATKMWQQRADMAESYLLKERTLGIDNEDAAYIVNGGRIDLLTDDESQKWKLLSDGPRREIPQWMARRIGTIRPMFPPRKIDITEISTSKFRSLDLPKLEEVWSIAQEKPKVGDTLIEHVIEKETIEKKRKALERALQRKTIQWQRTPDKTKLEPGTGTGHEIVFQGFNWESWRRRWYLELATKASDLSQSGITAVWLPPPTESVAPQGYMPSDLYNLNSSYGSEEELKYCIEEFHSQDLLALGDVVLNHRCAHKQSPNGVWNIFGGKLPWGPEAIVCDDPNFQGRGNPSSGDIFHAAPNIDHSQDFVRRDIKEWLNWLRNDIGFDGWRLDFVRGFSGTYVKEYIETSNPAFAIGEYWDSLAYEHGDLCYNQDAHRQRIVNWINATGGTSSAFDVTTKGILHSALHNQYWRLIDPQGKPTGVVGWWPSRAVTFLENHDTGSTQGHWPFPRDKLAQGYAYILTHPGTPTIFYDHFYDFGIREMINELIEVRQRAGIHCRSSVKIYHANNEGYVAQVGDTLVMKLGHFDWNPSKENHLDGNWQKFVDKGSDYQLWLRQ from the exons ATGGGTCCATTCCCATTACTTGATACAGCACTTGAAATCTTTCCGCGTTGCCCTATTATCATTCCGGCTTCTTCATATGGCAGGCGGTCTTCAAATTGCTATCACATTCTAACAACAGTTTCACCTACCAGGAACTG GAAAGTCTCGTACATTGGAAACTTGCACTCTAAACCAAAAACTGTTGCCTTTTCTAGTCGG GACAATTCAAGTGATCGTTTAACAGATTTGGTAGATGATGGTGATGGCTTTTCAACTGGAAGAAGTGAAGTATTGGAGactgaagaagatgaaattctTGCAGTTAAAATGGCGCTTTTGGAGTCTCAAACAAGACAAGAAGCtgtagagaaagagagagatcaACTGCTTGAGAGGCTGGCTCGCTATGAGGCTAAACAAAAAGAATATGTTGCTACTATATTGCATGATAAGGAATTGGCAGTTTCAGAACTCGAGGCTGCCAGATCACTATTTAATAAAAAACTTGAGGAATCAGTAGGTGAGAAGTTTTCTTTGGAGTCTAAGCTGGTCCTTGCAAAGCAGGATGCCATTGATCTTGCAGTGCAGGTTGAAAAGTTAGCCGCAATTGCCTTCCAGCAGGCCACTTCACACATATTAGAAGACGCTCAATATAGAGTATCAGTTGCAGAAACTTCTGCTGTTGAGACTTCTTATGAAATTGAGAAACAGATCAGGGATGCTACTGAAGGTTCAATGCTGTCATTTGTAGAACAATCAAAAATAGCTATCGAGAAGGCACTGGATGTGGCTGAAAAAGCTAGTGCTCATGCAAAGAAGGCTGTGGCTACATTTACTGATGAGGTATATCCTTTAGATGAGATTGCCTCTATCCAATCAGAAAATATTCAGTTGAAAGGTGTTGTCAATGAATTGGAATCTCACTTATCTCTTGCAAGAACTGATGTTGATACCCTCAAGTTGGAACTGGAGCAAGCCCGAGCACAAGCAACTGCATCAGAAATTCGAGCAAAAAATGCTGAGAAAGCATGGGTCGAATTTCAGGAGTTGAGCAGGGAAAAGACCATTCAACAGGAGGGGGAAATTAAATTGATGATGGAGAAAATCAAGAAAGATGTAGCAGACAAGAAGAAAGCTGCTTCCAAAGCTTTCAAGGCTGAGCTTGAAGGCATTAAGTCTGCCATTCATGCTGCGAAAGAAACAGCACATTCAAAAGACAATGCCTATATGAGAAGATGTGAAGCACTGCAAAGATTATTGAGGGCTTCGGAAGCTGCAACAAAGATGTGGCAACAACGAGCTGATATGGCTGAGTCATATTTATTGAAGGAAAGAACCTTGGGTATAGATAATGAAGATGCAGCTTATATTGTCAATGGTGGGCGGATTGACCTCTTGACAGACGATGAGTCACAGAAGTGGAAACTCTTGAGCGATGGTCCTCGAAGAGAGATACCTCAATGGATGGCTAGAAGAATTGGAACCATCCGTCCAATGTTTCCTCCTAGAAAGATTGATATAACTGAAATTTCAACATCAAAGTTTAGATCCTTGGACTTGCCCAAACTTGAAGAAGTATGGTCAATCGCTCAAGAAAAGCCAAAAGTAGGGGATACACTAATTGAGCATGTTATCGAGAAAGAAacaatagaaaagaaaagaaaggctCTTGAGCGTGCACTGCAACGAAAGACCATACAATGGCAGAGGACGCCTGATAAAACAAAATTAG AACCAGGAACTGGAACTGGACACGAAATTGTG TTTCAAGGTTTCAACTGGGAAAGCTGGAGAAGACGCTGGTACCTGGAGTTAGCTACCAAAGCATCTGATTTATCTCAGTCTGGGATAACAGCAGTGTGGCTCCCACCACCAACGGAATCTGTTGCTCCACAAG GTTATATGCCATCTGACCTATATAATTTGAACTCATCTTATGGATCCGAGGAAGAACTCAAGTACTGTATAGAAGAATTTCATTCTCAAGATCTTCTG GCCCTCGGTGATGTTGTACTCAATCATAGATGTGCACACAAGCAG AGTCccaatggggtttggaacatTTTCGGTGGTAAGCTTCCTTGGGGACCTGAAGCAATTGTTTGTGATGATCCCAATTTTCAGGGTCGAGGAAATCCTTCAAGTG GCGACATCTTCCATGCAGCACCAAATATTGATCATTCCCAGGACTTTGTGAGGAGGGACATAAAAGAATGGCTAAACTGGCTTCGTAATGATATTGGTTTTGATGGGTGGCGCCTTGATTTTGTGAG GGGTTTCTCGGGTACGTATGTTAAAGAGTATATTGAGACTTCTAATCCTGCTTTTGCTATCGGAGAATACTGGGACAGTTTGGCTTATGAACATGGGGATTTATGTTATAACCAAG ATGCTCATCGGCAACGAATAGTTAATTGGATCAATGCCACTGGTGGCACTTCCTCTGCATTCGATGTTACCACCAAG GGGATATTGCATTCTGCACTTCATAACCAATATTGGAGGTTGATAGACCCACAAGGAAAACCAACAGGAGTAGTGGGATGGTGGCCTTCCCGTGCTGTCACTTTCTTGGAAAACCATGACACTGGGTCGACACAG GGACACTGGCCGTTTCCGCGTGATAAACTTGCTCAAGGATATGCATATATCTTGACTCATCCTGGAACG CCTACAATTTTCTACGACCACTTCTATGATTTTGGTATTCGTGAAATGATCAATGAGTTAATAGAGGTTCGACAACGTGCTGGGATCCATTGTCGGAGCTCGGTTAAGATATATCATGCAAACAATGAAGGATATGTTGCACAGGTTGGAGATACTTTGGTAATGAAGCTTGGACATTTTGATTGGAATCCCTCGAAGGAAAATCATTTGGATGGGAACTGGCAGAAATTTGTTGACAAAGGATCAGATTACCAATTGTGGCTGAGACAATAA